The Azospirillum baldaniorum genome contains a region encoding:
- a CDS encoding HesA/MoeB/ThiF family protein, with product MDFTDTQLHRYSRHIILPEVGGIGQEALLRARVLVVGAGGLGAPLLLYLAAAGVGTIGVIDDDTVDLSNLQRQVIHDESSLGVPKVESAAARIRALNPDVAVEVHKTRLTKDNALDLIGRYDIVADGSDNFATRFLLNDACYFAKKTLVSAAILRFDGQVSTFKAHLGDPHPCYRCLFPEPPPRGLVPSCSEGGVLGALAGFVGSLQTTEVLKEIMGIGEGLSGSLMMLDTLHASFQRITVRRDPDCPLCGTHPTIHDLSAH from the coding sequence ATGGATTTCACCGACACTCAGCTTCACCGCTATTCCCGCCACATCATCCTGCCGGAGGTCGGCGGCATCGGGCAGGAGGCGCTTCTGCGCGCCCGCGTCCTGGTCGTCGGGGCCGGCGGGCTGGGCGCACCGCTCCTGCTCTACCTCGCCGCGGCGGGGGTGGGGACCATCGGCGTCATCGACGACGACACGGTGGACCTGTCCAACCTGCAACGGCAGGTGATCCACGACGAGTCGTCGCTCGGCGTTCCGAAGGTGGAGAGCGCCGCCGCCCGCATCCGCGCGCTGAACCCCGACGTGGCGGTGGAGGTGCACAAGACGCGCCTGACGAAGGACAACGCGCTGGACCTGATCGGCCGCTACGACATCGTGGCCGACGGGTCGGACAATTTCGCCACGCGCTTCCTGCTGAACGACGCCTGCTACTTCGCGAAGAAGACGCTGGTGTCGGCGGCGATCCTGCGCTTCGACGGTCAGGTGTCCACCTTCAAGGCGCATCTCGGCGATCCGCACCCCTGCTACCGCTGCCTGTTCCCGGAGCCGCCGCCGCGCGGTCTGGTGCCGTCCTGCTCCGAGGGCGGCGTGCTGGGAGCGCTGGCCGGCTTCGTCGGTTCGCTCCAGACGACCGAGGTGCTGAAGGAAATCATGGGCATCGGCGAAGGCCTGTCGGGCAGCCTGATGATGCTGGACACGCTGCACGCCTCCTTCCAGCGCATCACCGTGCGCCGCGACCCGGACTGCCCCCTGTGCGGCACCCACCCGACCATCCACGACCTGTCCGCCCACTGA
- a CDS encoding RrF2 family transcriptional regulator — MLRISKKLMFAIEAVLDIAYNAGTEPVQSGEITRRQGIPKRYLEQVLQQLVRDGVLAGVRGPRGGYRLARERRRITLGEIVKVVRSMETATDPIEEPAGSILGHKVVRPLWNELQEECMKKLDDITIEDLCLRARTAGVESETEDRIDFTI, encoded by the coding sequence ATGCTCCGCATCTCCAAGAAGCTGATGTTCGCGATCGAGGCGGTGCTGGACATCGCCTACAACGCCGGCACCGAACCCGTTCAGTCCGGCGAGATCACCCGCCGCCAGGGCATTCCCAAGCGCTACCTGGAGCAGGTTCTCCAGCAGCTCGTCCGCGACGGCGTCCTGGCCGGCGTGCGCGGGCCGCGCGGCGGCTACCGGCTGGCCCGCGAGCGCCGGCGGATCACTCTGGGCGAGATCGTGAAGGTCGTCCGCTCCATGGAGACCGCCACCGACCCCATCGAGGAGCCGGCCGGCTCCATCCTGGGGCACAAGGTGGTGCGCCCGCTGTGGAACGAGCTTCAGGAGGAGTGCATGAAGAAGCTCGACGACATCACCATCGAGGATCTCTGCCTGCGCGCCCGCACCGCCGGCGTCGAGAGCGAGACCGAAGATCGCATAGATTTTACGATTTGA
- the dut gene encoding dUTP diphosphatase: MSATASAIPVPIVRLAHAAGLDLPAYATEHAAGMDLLAALAEPVVLEPGRRALIPTGVAFALPDGYEAQVRPRSGLALKHGITVLNSPGTIDADYRGEVGVILINHGDQPFTVERGQRIAQLVIARYERAAWSESAVLPDSARGTGGFGSTGQFISTSPAQESH, encoded by the coding sequence GTGAGCGCAACGGCATCCGCCATTCCCGTTCCCATCGTCCGGCTCGCCCACGCCGCGGGGCTGGACCTGCCGGCCTACGCGACCGAACACGCGGCGGGCATGGACCTGCTGGCCGCTCTGGCGGAGCCGGTCGTCCTGGAGCCGGGCCGCCGCGCGCTGATCCCCACCGGCGTCGCCTTCGCCCTGCCCGACGGCTACGAGGCGCAGGTGCGGCCGCGCTCCGGCCTGGCGCTGAAGCACGGGATCACGGTGCTGAACAGCCCGGGCACCATCGACGCCGATTACCGCGGCGAGGTCGGGGTGATCCTGATCAACCACGGCGACCAGCCCTTCACGGTGGAGCGCGGGCAGCGCATCGCCCAGCTGGTGATCGCCCGCTACGAGCGCGCCGCCTGGTCCGAGTCGGCCGTTCTGCCCGACAGCGCCCGCGGCACCGGGGGCTTCGGCTCCACCGGCCAGTTCATCTCGACCTCCCCCGCGCAGGAGTCGCACTGA
- the cysK gene encoding cysteine synthase A, with protein sequence MPGSEFRGKIYDSILDTVGATPLVRVNRLAEDAGAKAQIVGKLEFFNPLASVKDRIGFAMIDAAERAGTIEPGRTTLVEPTSGNTGIALAFVAAAKGYRLILTMPESMSVERRKMLKLLGAELVLTPAAEGMKGAIRRADEIVATDPNAYMLQQFKNAANPEIHRNTTAEEIWKDTDGKADFLISGVGTGGTLTGVSEVLKARKPGFRTIAVEPEDSPVLSGGMPGPHKIQGIGAGFVPDVLNKDLIDEVVRISNQRAFETARKVAKLEGIPVGISSGAALAAALEIGSRPENEGKLIVVILPSFAERYLSTALFEGLE encoded by the coding sequence ATGCCGGGTTCCGAGTTTCGCGGTAAGATCTACGACAGCATTCTCGACACCGTCGGCGCCACGCCGCTGGTGCGCGTCAACCGGCTGGCCGAGGACGCCGGGGCCAAGGCCCAGATCGTCGGCAAGCTGGAGTTCTTCAACCCGCTGGCCAGCGTGAAGGACCGCATCGGCTTCGCCATGATCGACGCGGCGGAGCGCGCCGGCACCATCGAGCCGGGCCGCACCACCCTGGTCGAGCCGACGTCGGGCAACACCGGCATCGCGCTGGCCTTCGTCGCCGCCGCCAAGGGCTACCGCCTGATCCTGACCATGCCGGAGAGCATGTCGGTCGAGCGCCGCAAGATGCTGAAGCTGCTGGGCGCCGAGCTGGTGCTGACCCCGGCGGCGGAGGGCATGAAGGGCGCCATCCGGCGGGCCGACGAGATCGTCGCCACCGATCCGAACGCCTACATGCTCCAGCAGTTCAAGAACGCCGCCAACCCGGAGATCCACCGCAACACCACGGCGGAGGAGATCTGGAAGGACACCGACGGCAAGGCCGACTTCCTGATTTCCGGCGTCGGCACCGGCGGCACGCTGACCGGCGTGTCGGAGGTCCTGAAGGCCCGCAAGCCCGGTTTCCGCACCATCGCGGTGGAGCCTGAGGACAGCCCCGTCCTGTCCGGCGGCATGCCCGGCCCGCACAAGATCCAGGGCATCGGCGCCGGCTTCGTGCCGGACGTCCTGAACAAGGACCTGATCGACGAGGTCGTCCGCATCTCCAACCAGCGCGCCTTCGAGACGGCCCGCAAGGTGGCGAAGCTGGAAGGCATTCCGGTCGGCATCTCCTCGGGTGCCGCGCTGGCCGCGGCGCTGGAGATCGGCTCCCGTCCGGAGAACGAGGGCAAGCTGATCGTCGTGATCCTGCCGTCCTTCGCCGAACGCTACCTTTCCACCGCCCTGTTCGAAGGGCTGGAGTAA